The bacterium genome window below encodes:
- a CDS encoding alpha/beta fold hydrolase encodes MPTFLVVFLAMLIAPPLLLWGAHQITLDRDRTHTKETAALPFLEEEGRTASRVDGGSLVRIPARGMEFRARVAGLDGDGPALVLLHGFPETSIMWQPLLRRAAEAGFRVVAFDQRGYSPGARPGAISDYAVPVLVDDVMAVADAVGFDRFHLVGHDWGSIVGWAATGTRPDRVLSWASLSIPHPGAIPEPDVAPSVPTYIKVFRVPGLAETLLGAAGRRMLHRVAWQTMTDEHHDEYDAVFSEPGALTAALNWYRALAPEGPPGGDLPPVSQPVLYVYGKRDIAAFVNERVQARLRDYVEGPFEHVALDAGHWLIQDEEAVIVDAVMAHLARVR; translated from the coding sequence TTGCCCACGTTTCTCGTCGTGTTCCTGGCCATGCTGATCGCGCCCCCGCTGCTCCTCTGGGGCGCCCACCAGATCACCCTCGATCGGGATCGCACCCACACGAAGGAGACGGCCGCGCTGCCGTTCCTCGAGGAAGAAGGGCGGACGGCGAGCCGGGTCGACGGCGGGTCGCTCGTCCGGATCCCCGCGCGCGGGATGGAGTTCCGTGCGCGCGTGGCGGGGCTCGACGGGGACGGCCCGGCGCTCGTGCTGCTCCACGGCTTCCCCGAGACCTCGATCATGTGGCAGCCGCTCCTGCGTCGCGCCGCGGAGGCCGGCTTCCGCGTCGTGGCCTTCGATCAGCGCGGCTACAGCCCGGGGGCGCGTCCCGGCGCGATCTCGGACTACGCCGTGCCCGTGCTCGTCGACGACGTCATGGCGGTGGCGGACGCCGTCGGCTTCGACCGCTTCCATCTGGTGGGCCACGACTGGGGCTCGATCGTCGGGTGGGCGGCGACGGGGACCCGTCCGGACCGCGTGCTCTCGTGGGCCTCGCTCTCGATCCCGCATCCAGGGGCGATTCCGGAGCCCGACGTGGCGCCCTCGGTCCCGACCTACATCAAGGTCTTCCGCGTGCCCGGGCTCGCCGAGACGTTGCTGGGGGCAGCGGGCCGTCGGATGCTCCATCGCGTAGCCTGGCAGACGATGACCGATGAGCATCATGACGAGTACGACGCCGTGTTCTCCGAGCCCGGCGCGCTGACCGCCGCGCTGAACTGGTATCGTGCGCTCGCGCCGGAAGGGCCGCCGGGCGGCGACCTGCCGCCCGTCTCGCAGCCCGTCCTCTACGTCTACGGAAAACGGGACATCGCGGCCTTCGTGAACGAGCGCGTCCAGGCGCGTCTGCGCGACTACGTCGAAGGCCCCTTCGAGCACGTCGCCCTCGACGCCGGCCACTGGCTCATCCAGGACGAGGAGGCCGTCATCGTCGATGCCGTGATGGCCCACCTGGCTCGCGTGCGCTGA
- a CDS encoding amidohydrolase family protein — translation MATPNPTYDIVIRNGMIVDGARNPRYKGDVGIKDGRVARMGRIPAGQGARELDAEGLVVAPGFIDLHTHYDAQVFWDPYLTTSGWNGVTSVVVGNCGFGFAPCKKELQHRAMESMTKVEAIPMATMEASIPWDWESYPEMLDSIDRVPKAVNLLPYVGVNPLLIWVMGLEDAKAGRKPTEAETEELKRLLHEAMDAGACGWSSQTLGTPGDPKAPTAGGAAQSDFDGTPMPSDVMWPETQLALAEVLGERGEGFIELSGATMPREHWEKLAEVSGAPIIYQALPASNVMIEMHENLFAWFDSCGEKGLRIYGQGITQNPPLLFTFDYWDLWGPVWEEVAGPEVSNDVILKNLADESVRERLRAEPLKYQFIGGVDEARVVSVAKSENEQWVGKSVQEIADARGVHPVDALCDLVVSDDLKTSFQAPQFDIGLEGIKQLLDNPWVIPGLSDGGAHLKYLAAGSYATELISRYVREHGFLSLEEAHWRLSALPAFCAGFQDRGVLREGAAADIVVYDFEKLDYEFPNFRHDLPGDEYRVASAGTGYRYVLVNGEVTIEDDKETQTYSGKLLRGGEGGGEGGGEGGGRGSAAQA, via the coding sequence ATGGCCACCCCGAATCCGACCTACGACATCGTCATCCGCAACGGCATGATCGTCGACGGTGCCCGCAACCCCCGGTACAAGGGCGACGTCGGCATCAAGGACGGCAGGGTCGCCCGCATGGGACGGATCCCGGCCGGGCAGGGCGCGCGGGAGCTCGACGCGGAGGGGCTCGTCGTCGCCCCCGGCTTCATCGACCTCCACACCCACTACGACGCGCAGGTCTTCTGGGACCCCTACCTGACGACGAGCGGCTGGAACGGCGTGACGAGCGTGGTCGTCGGCAACTGCGGCTTCGGCTTCGCGCCGTGCAAGAAGGAGCTGCAGCACCGGGCGATGGAGTCGATGACGAAGGTCGAGGCGATCCCGATGGCGACGATGGAAGCGTCGATTCCCTGGGACTGGGAGAGCTACCCGGAGATGCTCGACTCGATCGACCGCGTCCCGAAGGCGGTGAACCTGCTGCCCTACGTGGGCGTGAACCCGCTGCTCATCTGGGTCATGGGCCTCGAGGACGCGAAGGCCGGCCGCAAGCCCACCGAGGCGGAGACGGAAGAGTTGAAGCGACTGCTTCACGAAGCGATGGACGCCGGCGCCTGCGGCTGGTCGTCGCAGACCCTCGGTACACCCGGAGATCCGAAGGCGCCGACCGCCGGCGGGGCCGCCCAGTCGGACTTCGACGGGACGCCGATGCCCTCGGACGTGATGTGGCCCGAGACCCAGCTGGCGCTGGCGGAGGTGCTCGGCGAGCGGGGCGAAGGCTTCATCGAGCTCTCCGGCGCGACGATGCCGCGGGAGCACTGGGAGAAGCTCGCCGAGGTGTCCGGCGCGCCGATCATCTACCAGGCGCTGCCCGCGTCGAACGTGATGATCGAGATGCACGAAAACCTCTTCGCGTGGTTCGATTCCTGCGGTGAAAAGGGGCTGCGGATCTACGGGCAGGGCATCACCCAGAACCCGCCGCTGCTCTTCACCTTCGACTACTGGGATCTGTGGGGACCCGTCTGGGAGGAGGTCGCCGGGCCCGAGGTCTCGAACGACGTGATCCTGAAGAACCTCGCCGACGAGTCGGTCCGCGAGCGGCTGCGCGCCGAGCCCCTCAAGTACCAGTTCATCGGCGGCGTCGACGAGGCGCGGGTCGTCTCGGTCGCGAAGAGCGAGAACGAGCAGTGGGTCGGCAAGAGCGTCCAGGAGATCGCCGACGCGCGCGGCGTCCACCCGGTCGACGCGCTCTGTGACCTCGTCGTCTCCGACGACCTGAAGACGAGCTTCCAGGCACCGCAGTTCGACATCGGTCTCGAGGGAATCAAGCAGCTCCTCGACAATCCGTGGGTCATCCCGGGCCTCTCCGACGGCGGCGCGCACCTCAAATACCTGGCGGCGGGGAGCTACGCGACCGAGCTGATCTCCCGGTACGTGCGCGAGCACGGCTTCCTCTCCCTCGAAGAGGCGCACTGGCGTCTCTCGGCGCTGCCCGCCTTCTGTGCGGGCTTCCAGGACCGGGGCGTGCTGCGCGAAGGCGCGGCCGCAGACATCGTCGTCTACGACTTCGAGAAGCTCGACTACGAGTTCCCGAACTTCCGCCACGACCTGCCGGGAGACGAGTACCGCGTCGCGTCCGCCGGAACCGGCTACCGCTACGTGCTCGTGAACGGTGAGGTCACGATCGAGGACGACAAGGAGACCCAGACCTACTCTGGGAAGCTCCTACGCGGCGGCGAAGGCGGCGGCGAAGGCGGCGGCGAAGGCGGCGGTCGCGGGAGCGCGGCCCAGGCATAG